From Phycodurus eques isolate BA_2022a chromosome 1, UOR_Pequ_1.1, whole genome shotgun sequence, one genomic window encodes:
- the si:ch211-117c9.2 gene encoding solute carrier family 26 member 6 isoform X3: MEDRGCSLNEYSVQRQVLDELSLDEVAQKGNWSTKPTFTERLKGSMRCSVPRAKEVVLSWVPVLGWLPQYRIRENAVGDLISGCSVGIMHLPQGMAYALLASLRPVFGLYTSLYPVLVYFIFGTSRHVSIGTFAVISIMIGSVTERLAPDSNFLVNGTNGTGSVNVDERDAYRVQIASSLTVLAGLFQILLGVVRFGFVVTYLSEPLVRGYTTASACHVLCSQLKYLFGVNPVRFTGPLSLIYTVVAICRLLPQTVVPELVVSLVALAVLIVVKELNECYKQKLPLPIPIELIVIIAATIITHFCGLSAKYKIDVVGEIPSGLKAPRAPDVTLFSAVIGDAFAVAIVGYAITISLGKTFALKHGYKVDSNQELVALGLSNTVGGCFQCYSVTCSMSRSLVQESTGGKTQVAGLISSIIVLITILKIGSLFEALPKAVLSTIVFVNLKGMFKQFTDVPMLWKTNKVDLLVWLVTFTSTILLNLDLGLAVSIGFSMLTVIFRTQLPRYSILGQVPDTNLYLDIDTYKEAKEIPGIKIFRSSATIYYTNAEMYTEALQEKSGIQIGKLLAAKKKQASTLTQQEQKTAKDEPKQQQRANHLPNGIFSLEENKISAELEGHHFKHGVALKLTESPANGFTKGQVNWAYQSDTMSDSNSDTGSEHYEATRASKDSDDKKGYADPAGPHSIILDLSSTSFVDTVAVKTLKNIFMDLREIGVGVYATGCQACVVEQLERAGFFSESIPKSRLFVTIHDAVLHILNKVGQTDVTLDGSYNTKM, translated from the exons ATGGAGGACAGGGGATGTTCTCTCAACGAGTACTCCGTGCAGCGGCAGGTTCTGGATGAGTTAAGTCTGGATGAGGTGGCACAAAAAGGGAACTGGTCCACAAAGCCCACCTTCACTGAACGTCTGAAAGGCTCCATGAG GTGCTCAGTGCCCCGTGCAAAGGAAGTCGTGTTGAGCTGGGTGCCTGTTCTTGGCTGGCTGCCTCAATACCGCATCAGAGAAAATGCAGTCGGGGACCTGATCTCTGGCTGCAGTGTGGGCATCATGCATCTACCACagg GCATGGCATATGCTCTTCTGGCTTCTTTGCGCCCTGTGTTTGGCCTGTACACCTCACTTTACCCGGTGCTGGTCTACTTCATATTTGGGACTTCCAGACACGTCTCCATTG GTACTTTTGCAGTGATCAGCATTATGATAGGGAGCGTGACGGAGCGGCTGGCTCCCGACAGTAACTTTCTAGTTAACGGTACAAATGGGACAGGAAGTGTAAATGTTGATGAGCGGGATGCTTACAGAGTACAGATAGCCTCTTCCCTCACAGTCCTGGCTGGGTTGTTTCAG ATCCTGTTGGGAGTGGTGAGGTTTGGTTTCGTGGTCACCTACTTGTCTGAGCCTCTGGTCCGAGGCTACACCACAGCATCAGCGTGCCACGTGTTATGCTCCCAGCTCAAATATTTGTTTGGGGTAAATCCAGTTCGCTTCACCGGTCCTCTCTCACTCATTTAC ACGGTGGTCGCAATATGCCGCTTGCTACCTCAGACGGTGGTACCGGAGCTGGTAGTGAGTCTGGTAGCGCTCGCCGTTCTCATTGTGGTCAAAGAGCTTAATGAGTGCTACAAGCAGAAGCTCCCCCTGCCTATTCCCATAGAACTCATAGTG ATCATAGCAGCAACCATCATCACACATTTTTGTGGCCTTTctgcaaaatacaaaattgatgTTGTTGGCGAGATCCCGAGTGG GCTTAAGGCCCCCCGAGCTCCAGACGTGACGCTGTTCTCCGCGGTGATAGGCGACGCTTTTGCTGTGGCCATCGTGGGCTACGCCATCACTATCTCTCTTGGTAAAACATTTGCTCTCAAACATGGCTACAAGGTGGATAGCAACCAG GAGCTGGTTGCTCTCGGACTTAGCAACACTGTCGGCGGCTGTTTTCAGTGTTATTCCGTGACTTGTTCAATGTCGCGAAGCCTTGTTCAGGAGAGCACTGGGGGAAAAACACAA GTTGCAGGACTGATTTCTTCCATCATCGTTCTGATTACGATCTTAAAAATAGGATCTCTCTTTGAAGCTCTCCCAAAG GCTGTTTTATCCACAATAGTGTTTGTGAACTTAAAAGGAATGTTTAAGCAGTTCACGGACGTGCCGATGCTGTGGAAGACCAACAAGGTTGATTTG CTTGTGTGGCTGGTAACATTCACGAGCACTATTCTACTTAACTTGGACCTGGGTTTGGCTGTCTCCATTGGCTTTTCAATGCTGACTGTTATCTTCAGAACCCAGCT GCCACGCTATTCAATCTTGGGACAAGTGCCAGACACTAACCTATATCTGGACATAGACACATACAAAGAG GCTAAAGAGATTCCAGGAATTAAAATCTTCCGTTCTTCCGCAACTATCTACTACACCAATGCTGAGATGTACACGGAGGCCTTACAAGAGAAG AGTGGCATTCAAATTGGGAAGTTACTGGccgcaaagaaaaaacaagcttCAACACTGACGCAACAAGAACAAAAGACAGCCAAAGATGAGCCAAAGCAACAG CAGAGGGCCAATCATCTACCCAATGGCATATTCTCCTTGGAAGAGAATAAAATCTCTGCAGAACTGGAAGGACATCATTTCAAGCATGGTGTAGCTTTGAAGCTGACAGAATCTCCAGCTAATGGGTTTACGAAAGGCCAAGTGAACTGGGCTTACCAATCCGACACAATGTCTGACTCGAATTCCGACACGGGATCCGAGCATTACGAAGCTACTCGGGCTTCAAAAGACAGCGATGACAAGAAGGGATACGCCGACCCAGCCGGGCCTCACAGTATCATCTTGGACCTTTCATCAACCAGCTTTGTGGATACTGTTGCCGTGAAGACCTTGAAAAAT ATATTCATGGACTTAAGAGAAATTGGTGTGGGAGTCTATGCCACTGGTTGCCAAG